One part of the Thermodesulfovibrio sp. 3462-1 genome encodes these proteins:
- a CDS encoding glycosyltransferase family 9 protein produces MLNKILFIRRDNIGDLVCTTPAIHAVRKKYPHAKIGILVNTYNADVVKNNPDIDEIYIYEKAKHVPEKNKILVWMNNLRLLMKIRKDKYDVAIACGSYSPRLARYAYMTGATVRIGYIPKDIEKSTSYNMALQEPEQPMHEIERVFRLLLPLGIDEIPNKLKIFPSQSEIKRVKEFLKRKNKLLIAFHISSRKPENRWSAEKFINLAKLVLAHNNADIMLLWSPGSEKNPYHPGDDEKAEFIIKSLPQIIPYKTNHLRELIAALSVANVVVCLDGGAMHIAAALGKPIVTVWGSTEQQRWKPWGVKHIILQEQTKKAENITSDQVFEAVQTLLKEISS; encoded by the coding sequence ATGCTGAATAAAATTCTCTTTATCCGCAGGGACAACATTGGAGACCTTGTATGTACTACACCAGCGATTCATGCGGTAAGGAAAAAATATCCTCATGCAAAAATAGGTATACTTGTCAACACCTACAATGCTGATGTGGTAAAAAACAATCCTGATATTGATGAAATATATATCTATGAAAAGGCAAAACATGTTCCCGAGAAAAATAAAATTTTAGTGTGGATGAACAATTTAAGATTGCTTATGAAAATAAGAAAAGACAAATATGATGTTGCAATAGCATGCGGTTCTTATTCTCCACGACTTGCAAGATATGCCTACATGACAGGAGCTACTGTTAGAATAGGATATATACCGAAAGATATTGAAAAATCAACATCTTATAATATGGCTTTGCAGGAACCCGAACAGCCAATGCATGAAATTGAAAGAGTTTTTAGACTTTTATTGCCCTTAGGAATTGATGAAATCCCAAATAAATTAAAAATTTTCCCATCACAATCTGAGATTAAAAGGGTAAAAGAGTTTTTAAAAAGAAAAAATAAACTTTTAATTGCCTTTCACATAAGTAGTAGAAAGCCTGAAAATAGGTGGTCTGCGGAAAAATTTATAAATCTTGCAAAACTTGTTTTAGCACATAACAATGCAGATATAATGCTTTTATGGTCTCCAGGAAGCGAGAAAAATCCTTATCATCCTGGAGATGATGAAAAAGCAGAGTTTATTATTAAATCACTACCTCAAATTATTCCATACAAAACAAATCATTTAAGAGAGCTTATTGCTGCTCTTAGTGTTGCCAATGTGGTAGTGTGTCTTGATGGTGGAGCAATGCATATTGCCGCAGCATTAGGTAAACCAATTGTCACTGTATGGGGTTCTACAGAGCAGCAAAGATGGAAACCATGGGGCGTTAAACACATTATTTTACAAGAGCAAACAAAAAAAGCTGAAAATATTACATCTGACCAAGTCTTTGAAGCAGTGCAAACTCTTCTTAAGGAGATTTCATCCTAA
- a CDS encoding glycosyltransferase: protein MFIKILHTESSPGWGGQENRILNESIGLQKLGAKVYILCQPESKLAEKAKEAGIEVFTSPMRKSYDLKAIYNTARLINKLNIDVVNTHSGKDSYIGGFAGKLSKKLH, encoded by the coding sequence ATGTTTATTAAGATTCTTCATACAGAGTCCTCGCCTGGATGGGGTGGGCAAGAAAACAGAATTCTTAACGAATCAATAGGGTTACAGAAACTTGGAGCAAAGGTTTACATTTTGTGCCAGCCTGAAAGCAAGCTTGCTGAGAAAGCCAAAGAAGCTGGAATTGAGGTTTTCACATCTCCGATGCGAAAAAGTTACGATCTTAAAGCAATTTACAACACAGCAAGGCTAATAAATAAATTAAATATTGATGTTGTGAACACCCATAGTGGGAAAGACAGCTACATTGGAGGATTTGCTGGTAAATTATCAAAAAAACTCCACTAA
- the pilO gene encoding type 4a pilus biogenesis protein PilO: MDWEGLSKSKRILLMILPCLVLFVLFSSVYLLPAVETINRLNSEKKSLKEEIDKANMIVNKYEDLKALNEQLQKKMEFLKTLLPKEAEVSDVLKKVSEIGLQKGLVVTSWKPKEKIPHSSNEVYEIPVEVSMRGKYHTFGTFFADITKIERIINIKKMEIKKGEKDPTMLNANLTAVTYSLIPEEEKKKIQQKKK, translated from the coding sequence ATGGATTGGGAAGGACTTTCAAAGAGCAAAAGAATTCTTTTAATGATTCTACCATGTCTTGTTCTATTTGTTCTTTTCAGTTCTGTTTATTTATTGCCAGCTGTTGAAACTATTAATAGATTAAACTCTGAAAAAAAGAGCCTGAAAGAGGAAATAGATAAAGCCAATATGATTGTCAATAAATATGAAGACTTAAAAGCTCTTAATGAGCAACTTCAGAAAAAAATGGAGTTTTTAAAAACACTTCTTCCAAAGGAAGCAGAGGTTTCCGATGTGTTAAAAAAGGTTTCTGAGATAGGACTACAAAAAGGACTGGTTGTAACATCATGGAAACCCAAGGAAAAAATACCCCATTCCTCCAATGAAGTCTATGAAATTCCTGTTGAAGTATCCATGCGCGGGAAATATCATACATTTGGAACATTTTTCGCCGATATTACAAAAATAGAAAGAATAATCAACATAAAAAAGATGGAAATTAAAAAAGGAGAAAAAGATCCGACAATGCTTAATGCAAATTTAACTGCAGTAACCTATTCATTGATACCTGAAGAAGAAAAGAAAAAAATACAGCAAAAGAAAAAATGA
- a CDS encoding glycosyltransferase family 4 protein, giving the protein MKRHGLSKNVIMLGHREDIPQILSSIDLFVLPTLQEALGTSFIEAMAMGKPVIGSNIDGVREVIDNGLNGYLVPPEAPVVLAEKIIDLLSNRGKAKEFGVHGREKVENKYTIEKMCNGMLEVYLKHLKKL; this is encoded by the coding sequence ATTAAAAGACACGGTCTTTCAAAAAATGTTATCATGCTCGGGCATAGAGAAGATATCCCGCAAATCTTGAGCTCAATTGATTTATTTGTTCTTCCAACACTTCAGGAAGCTCTTGGAACATCTTTTATTGAAGCAATGGCAATGGGAAAACCAGTAATTGGTTCTAATATTGACGGTGTCAGAGAGGTTATTGATAACGGATTAAATGGATATCTTGTTCCTCCAGAAGCTCCTGTGGTTTTAGCAGAAAAAATTATAGATCTTCTTTCTAACAGAGGAAAGGCAAAGGAGTTTGGAGTTCATGGAAGGGAAAAAGTTGAAAATAAATACACTATTGAAAAAATGTGCAATGGAATGCTTGAAGTATATTTAAAGCATTTAAAAAAACTTTAA
- a CDS encoding PilN domain-containing protein, whose translation MIKINLLPKKEVKKEGKKIEIKLSGDIVKKLSIPAGLTLIVLAAILFYCELTKSALEKDIQLQKRTIEGLQKKMQEVKKFEAMNKDIEAKAKLIENLKKMQSAPVSILSIVVKKLPDGVWLTGVAFDNTVTVEGIGFSNLNVVQFVDNLKATPELQDVYLVESQQTEFEKQAVYKFTVKFKLKV comes from the coding sequence ATGATAAAAATAAATCTTTTACCAAAAAAAGAGGTAAAAAAAGAGGGCAAAAAAATTGAAATTAAATTATCAGGAGATATTGTTAAAAAACTATCAATTCCCGCAGGTTTAACTTTGATTGTCCTGGCAGCCATTTTATTCTACTGTGAGCTTACAAAATCAGCTCTTGAAAAAGATATTCAGCTACAAAAAAGAACCATTGAAGGGCTTCAGAAAAAAATGCAGGAAGTTAAAAAATTTGAAGCAATGAACAAAGATATAGAAGCAAAGGCAAAATTAATTGAAAACCTTAAAAAAATGCAGTCAGCACCTGTTAGTATTTTAAGTATTGTGGTAAAAAAACTTCCCGATGGAGTATGGCTTACAGGAGTCGCATTTGATAATACAGTTACAGTGGAAGGAATAGGATTTTCAAACCTGAATGTTGTCCAGTTTGTTGATAATCTTAAAGCAACACCAGAGTTACAGGATGTTTATCTTGTAGAATCACAACAAACTGAGTTTGAAAAACAGGCTGTTTATAAATTCACCGTAAAATTCAAGTTAAAGGTATAA
- a CDS encoding glycosyltransferase, with amino-acid sequence MLRIGLLIDSLIGGGAERVVLNLFSIFSRLGHDPHIILIKNKIDIPIEEVPSSKIHILSKDGVLSHNKFLNKLMLSQKLKQVIRKIESDGLSFHFYISNAEDMDRITKIAKLPNVYIRYRNCMSEYIKNKIGNKGYIKTLIRKYRFLRKFRKIYNNRHIITVSQALADDILKNVGIKPKSIKTIYNPFNFEKIRKLGNEKEDLPSEPYIIYAAKFENRKRHDLLIDAYYKANIPHKLVLIGGCYTESDRLTFKKLLNQIHRLKLQHKVILPGFQKNPYPWIKNASLFVMSSDSEGLPTVLIESLILGTPVVSTDCPTGPREILTGQLSKFLSPPGDSEALAKNIKSALDSYPEINEDILKKFDENYVAKQYIEHCLKK; translated from the coding sequence ATGTTGCGAATAGGATTACTTATTGATTCATTAATTGGTGGTGGTGCTGAGCGAGTAGTATTGAATCTTTTTTCAATATTTAGCCGCCTAGGCCATGATCCACATATAATTTTAATTAAAAATAAAATTGATATACCAATTGAAGAAGTACCTTCTTCTAAAATTCATATTCTTTCAAAAGACGGAGTTTTAAGTCATAATAAATTTCTTAATAAATTAATGTTATCACAAAAACTCAAGCAAGTCATTAGAAAAATCGAAAGTGACGGATTGAGTTTTCATTTTTACATTTCAAATGCAGAGGATATGGATAGAATAACCAAAATAGCTAAACTGCCAAATGTTTATATAAGATATAGAAATTGCATGTCAGAATATATTAAAAACAAAATAGGAAATAAAGGCTATATAAAAACATTGATAAGAAAGTATCGTTTTTTAAGGAAATTTAGGAAAATTTATAACAATAGACACATAATCACTGTCTCACAAGCTTTAGCCGATGATATTTTAAAAAATGTAGGAATCAAACCAAAATCTATAAAAACAATTTATAATCCCTTTAATTTTGAGAAAATTAGAAAATTAGGCAATGAGAAAGAAGATTTACCTTCTGAACCATATATAATTTATGCTGCCAAATTTGAAAATCGAAAACGTCATGATCTTCTGATAGATGCATATTATAAAGCAAATATTCCTCATAAATTAGTTCTCATAGGAGGTTGTTATACAGAATCTGATAGGTTGACTTTTAAAAAATTGTTAAATCAAATCCATAGACTTAAGCTGCAACATAAAGTTATTCTCCCGGGTTTTCAAAAAAATCCTTATCCTTGGATAAAAAACGCTTCTTTATTTGTTATGTCTTCTGATAGTGAAGGACTTCCTACAGTTTTAATAGAATCTCTAATATTAGGAACTCCTGTTGTAAGTACCGATTGCCCCACAGGACCAAGAGAAATATTAACTGGACAGCTTAGTAAATTTCTCTCACCGCCTGGTGATTCGGAAGCATTAGCAAAAAATATAAAGTCTGCGCTTGATAGTTATCCTGAAATAAATGAGGATATATTAAAAAAATTTGATGAAAATTATGTTGCAAAACAATATATTGAACATTGTTTAAAAAAATAA
- a CDS encoding pilus assembly protein PilP: protein MMERKRILIITGALVLLAVLLIGFLLLNKEEKSQQIIIKTPKRQPVQINQPNIVFPTYNYDAQQLRDPFAPLIVKREARKKGASPLETYEIEELKLTGIAKDKKGALALLQAPDGRFYIVRENDRIGYTGGKVIKILMDSIEIRENNKVKYLKLKTEE, encoded by the coding sequence ATGATGGAAAGAAAGAGAATTTTAATTATTACTGGAGCATTGGTATTATTAGCGGTTCTACTAATAGGATTTTTATTACTTAACAAAGAGGAAAAATCTCAACAGATAATAATAAAAACTCCAAAAAGACAACCAGTTCAAATAAATCAACCTAATATTGTATTTCCCACATACAACTATGATGCCCAACAATTAAGAGATCCCTTTGCACCATTAATCGTTAAAAGAGAGGCAAGAAAAAAAGGTGCTTCACCTCTTGAAACTTACGAAATAGAAGAACTTAAACTTACTGGAATTGCTAAGGATAAAAAAGGTGCTTTAGCACTCCTTCAGGCACCTGATGGAAGATTTTATATTGTGAGAGAAAACGATAGAATAGGATATACCGGAGGAAAAGTAATAAAAATTTTAATGGATAGTATTGAAATTAGAGAAAACAACAAAGTTAAATACTTAAAACTCAAGACGGAGGAATAG
- the aroE gene encoding shikimate dehydrogenase: protein MITGKTKIIGIFADPVEHTLSPSIHNEAFQYLGLNYCYVPFHVKKEYLKDAIFAIKALNIKGVNITVPHKEAVIKYLDEVSDEAKYIGAVNTILNNEETLKGFNTDAKGFVLSLKNEKILIKDKIFLVLGAGGAAKAIVYGILKEGGRVYIYNRTLAKAMAIKERFSNLGFIEVVSIIDKSVTEKVQTIVNATSLGLKKDDPMPLSPELLKSEHVYCDIVYPETHLMKEAEKIGCKVIGGTGMLLWQAVAAFEIWTGLQAPVEIMKKTLNKVLTK, encoded by the coding sequence ATGATTACTGGAAAAACAAAAATAATTGGGATATTCGCTGATCCCGTTGAGCATACCTTGTCTCCTTCAATTCATAATGAAGCTTTTCAATATCTCGGGCTTAACTATTGTTATGTGCCATTCCATGTAAAAAAAGAATATTTAAAAGATGCTATTTTTGCCATCAAAGCTTTGAACATAAAGGGTGTGAATATAACAGTTCCCCACAAAGAAGCAGTCATTAAATATCTTGACGAAGTTTCAGATGAAGCTAAATATATTGGAGCAGTCAATACAATTTTAAATAATGAAGAAACTCTGAAAGGGTTCAATACAGATGCAAAGGGCTTTGTTTTGTCACTTAAGAATGAAAAGATACTGATTAAAGATAAAATTTTTCTGGTGCTTGGTGCAGGAGGTGCTGCAAAAGCCATAGTTTACGGAATTTTAAAAGAAGGTGGAAGAGTTTACATTTATAATAGAACTCTGGCTAAAGCCATGGCAATAAAAGAAAGGTTTAGTAACTTAGGATTTATAGAGGTAGTAAGCATCATTGACAAATCTGTTACTGAAAAAGTACAGACAATAGTAAATGCCACTTCTCTTGGGTTAAAAAAGGATGATCCGATGCCTCTAAGCCCTGAATTATTAAAATCCGAGCATGTATACTGTGATATTGTTTATCCTGAAACTCATTTAATGAAAGAAGCAGAAAAAATTGGATGCAAAGTTATTGGAGGCACTGGAATGCTACTGTGGCAGGCCGTAGCTGCCTTTGAAATATGGACTGGGCTGCAGGCTCCTGTCGAGATCATGAAAAAAACTCTGAATAAAGTATTGACAAAATAG
- a CDS encoding O-antigen ligase family protein → MLKNYFIDKEKISFINLVLLCVLIFVLPIAHTATIRSVAMFTPMLLLFGRYFIAKDFKWIKTSFELPFFAFFLMAIISIFTSVDRHETVKEIWGELIVPILLFYTTYYAIENKNHAFILLKALFIGSLVFSLYSFYDFYQHGGKFFTVVYKAGGLRDPGGGEVAALYHTMVIPFIFWALFYWENTKEKILLFFIFLINLVAFHITFVRAGMLALAFQTVFIIGILLREKKWILSIFLAIILIFTVHLYVEKKMLRELHNEKIPSIKDYIKMSPEEIAGTNPSSMKQRLAMWKTAIEKIAENPFYPHGYGRFLFGKTVRNEKNKHFIYPQTHNTFIGITFELGIQGLVVFLWIIGKFFFVCCKYWYKYKQSIVKYLSVSLITMMIGYWINNFFGSFDGDDSKLLFMMLLGIGMAIMHKTLKEKEFKC, encoded by the coding sequence ATGCTAAAAAATTACTTCATCGATAAAGAAAAAATATCATTCATAAATCTCGTTCTTCTTTGTGTTCTTATTTTTGTTCTTCCAATTGCTCATACAGCGACCATTCGTTCGGTTGCTATGTTTACTCCTATGCTTCTTTTATTTGGGAGATATTTTATTGCGAAAGATTTTAAATGGATAAAAACTTCCTTTGAATTGCCATTTTTTGCTTTTTTCTTGATGGCAATTATTTCTATATTTACCTCAGTTGATAGGCATGAAACAGTCAAAGAAATATGGGGAGAATTAATTGTACCTATTTTGCTTTTTTATACAACTTATTATGCTATAGAAAACAAAAATCATGCATTCATTTTGTTGAAAGCTTTATTTATAGGAAGTCTGGTTTTTAGTTTATATTCTTTTTATGATTTTTACCAGCATGGTGGGAAATTTTTTACAGTTGTTTACAAAGCTGGAGGCTTAAGAGATCCTGGAGGTGGTGAGGTTGCTGCTTTATATCATACAATGGTTATTCCTTTCATATTTTGGGCTCTATTTTATTGGGAAAATACTAAAGAAAAAATTTTATTATTTTTTATTTTCTTAATTAATCTTGTAGCTTTTCATATAACATTTGTCCGTGCTGGCATGCTTGCTTTAGCATTTCAAACTGTATTCATAATTGGAATTCTTTTAAGAGAAAAAAAATGGATTTTGAGCATCTTTCTTGCTATAATTCTGATTTTTACAGTCCACCTGTACGTTGAAAAAAAGATGCTTCGTGAACTACATAATGAAAAAATACCTTCAATAAAAGATTACATAAAAATGTCTCCTGAAGAAATCGCAGGAACTAATCCTTCATCAATGAAACAAAGATTAGCTATGTGGAAAACAGCAATAGAGAAAATTGCTGAAAATCCATTCTATCCTCATGGTTATGGCAGATTTTTATTTGGTAAAACTGTAAGAAATGAAAAAAATAAACATTTTATTTATCCTCAAACACATAACACTTTTATAGGTATAACTTTTGAGCTTGGAATTCAAGGTTTGGTAGTCTTTCTCTGGATAATAGGAAAGTTCTTTTTTGTGTGCTGTAAATACTGGTATAAGTATAAACAAAGCATTGTTAAGTATCTCTCAGTTTCTCTAATTACAATGATGATAGGTTACTGGATTAATAACTTTTTTGGAAGCTTTGATGGTGATGACAGCAAATTACTTTTTATGATGCTTCTTGGTATTGGTATGGCAATTATGCATAAAACGCTTAAAGAAAAGGAATTCAAATGCTGA
- the asnB gene encoding asparagine synthase (glutamine-hydrolyzing), whose translation MCGIAGIFKKNFINPLYIEKMLSVLSHRGPDKKGFVCFQTGKHKYYPLNSVKNIQYSKNFDFILGHVRLSIIDLTDSAHQPMSDEENKLWIVYNGEIFNYKELRKELEKLGYRFKSNSDTEVLLYAFKKYGQSCLEKLRGFFVFCIYDSKNNKLFIARDRLGKKPLKYYWDGEYFCFASEIKALLKLPWIKKEIYMKAVEQYLSLRYILFPYTIIKGIKKLPPGCFMEFFLDTPQKEPVITRYYFPCFQPKINISYNDAKEQSLNLLKESIKYRLISDVPLGLFLSGGIDSSTILAVLCYSTENYKINTLTAGFTDSNYDEKYYASLIANFLNTNHIEKNIILNPKEDLTKIVWYFDEPFGDPSVIPVFYLTKAASQYFKVAITGDGGDELFGGYKRYYIHYRNRFINYLPFKALYRIIKAFNKKIPFNWDKKHSCGKVSRIMESISDNLINTYPLRFSGFSLRTQEILYNANFSHNEKIWPDEILKLLEKTKVSNSMEILMALDQITYLSEDILVKADLGGMAHSLEIRSPFLDHIFVEWINKLPLSYKINKKILRDIIRDKVPVEILGRKKAGFNPPIGKWMKTILKDDLFYYLLSDESPFCLFKKEEIKKIMDLHFSGKINLGEPLWILLVLGIWLKTYNLEL comes from the coding sequence ATGTGCGGAATTGCTGGAATTTTTAAGAAAAATTTTATTAACCCTTTATATATAGAAAAAATGCTATCTGTGCTATCTCATCGAGGCCCTGATAAGAAAGGTTTTGTTTGTTTTCAGACAGGAAAGCACAAATATTATCCTCTAAATTCAGTAAAAAATATTCAATATTCAAAAAATTTTGATTTTATTTTAGGGCATGTAAGATTAAGTATAATTGACTTGACAGATTCAGCACATCAGCCAATGTCAGACGAAGAAAATAAACTTTGGATTGTTTACAATGGAGAGATTTTTAACTATAAAGAGTTGCGTAAAGAACTAGAAAAATTGGGATATAGGTTTAAATCTAATTCTGATACTGAGGTATTATTGTATGCATTTAAAAAATATGGACAATCATGTCTTGAAAAATTAAGAGGATTTTTTGTGTTTTGTATATATGACTCTAAAAACAATAAGCTTTTTATAGCAAGAGATAGATTGGGGAAAAAACCACTTAAATACTATTGGGATGGAGAGTATTTTTGCTTTGCATCTGAAATTAAGGCATTACTTAAATTGCCATGGATTAAAAAAGAAATTTATATGAAAGCTGTTGAGCAATACCTTTCGTTGCGATATATTTTGTTTCCTTATACAATAATAAAAGGAATTAAGAAATTACCTCCAGGATGCTTTATGGAATTTTTTCTTGATACTCCCCAAAAAGAACCTGTTATTACTCGATACTATTTCCCATGTTTTCAACCTAAAATCAATATTTCTTATAATGATGCAAAAGAACAATCTCTGAATTTATTAAAAGAATCAATAAAATACAGGTTGATATCTGATGTGCCTTTAGGTTTATTTTTAAGTGGCGGGATTGATTCATCCACTATATTGGCTGTGTTATGTTATTCTACAGAAAATTATAAAATTAATACGTTAACTGCAGGATTTACAGATTCTAATTATGATGAAAAATATTATGCTAGTTTAATAGCAAATTTTCTAAATACTAATCATATAGAGAAAAATATCATATTAAATCCTAAAGAAGATTTAACTAAAATAGTATGGTATTTTGACGAACCTTTTGGTGATCCATCTGTTATTCCAGTATTCTATCTTACAAAAGCTGCTTCTCAGTATTTCAAAGTAGCTATTACAGGAGATGGCGGAGATGAGTTATTTGGTGGATATAAAAGATATTACATACATTACAGAAATCGTTTTATTAACTATTTACCTTTTAAAGCACTTTATAGAATTATTAAAGCTTTTAATAAAAAAATCCCGTTTAATTGGGATAAAAAACACAGTTGTGGTAAAGTTTCAAGAATTATGGAATCTATTTCTGACAATTTAATAAACACATATCCGTTGAGATTTTCAGGATTTTCTCTAAGAACGCAAGAAATTTTATATAATGCAAATTTCTCTCATAATGAAAAAATTTGGCCAGATGAAATTTTAAAACTTTTAGAAAAGACAAAAGTATCAAATTCTATGGAGATTCTTATGGCATTAGATCAAATCACATACTTATCAGAAGATATTTTAGTTAAAGCTGATTTAGGAGGAATGGCTCATAGTTTAGAAATTCGAAGTCCTTTTCTTGACCATATATTTGTTGAGTGGATCAATAAATTACCTTTGTCATATAAAATAAATAAAAAAATCCTTAGAGATATAATTAGAGATAAAGTTCCAGTTGAAATATTAGGTAGGAAAAAAGCTGGGTTCAATCCACCTATTGGTAAATGGATGAAAACTATTCTAAAAGACGACTTATTTTATTATCTTCTTTCAGATGAAAGCCCATTTTGTTTATTTAAAAAAGAGGAGATAAAAAAAATAATGGATCTACACTTTTCAGGGAAAATCAATTTAGGAGAACCTTTATGGATTCTTTTAGTATTAGGAATTTGGCTAAAGACTTATAATTTAGAATTATAA
- the pilM gene encoding pilus assembly protein PilM: MILGIEIETSSIRVAYIGKKYELTEWEIFELPEGAIGSEGIIDTDSVVKTLIKIPSKFNLKNPKAAFAVSGPAYTAVRIIQVPFIDKDEITLNLPMELDKYIPFNAKEVYYDFHILEAVKDKNLTELLVAVANRQIVTEYVNVFEKAGITPQVVDIGALALYNVYELNYRETDTTLIVNVGENVINFIIARDDKPLYVRDSTITFKINIHEAQEEEIRNFADDISAEIYRQIEYFKSFLTERPVKKIYLTGYPVISPIFVSSIEERLDQEVFILNPFRKIKINKKIASKMHKYSNIAAISIGLSLRGTEKIK, from the coding sequence ATGATTCTTGGCATAGAAATAGAAACTTCTTCTATCAGGGTTGCTTACATAGGGAAAAAGTATGAACTGACTGAGTGGGAGATCTTTGAACTTCCTGAAGGAGCAATCGGTTCTGAAGGAATAATTGATACTGACAGTGTTGTAAAAACTCTTATAAAAATCCCGTCTAAATTTAATTTGAAAAATCCAAAAGCAGCATTCGCAGTTTCAGGACCTGCCTACACAGCAGTAAGAATAATTCAGGTTCCTTTTATTGATAAAGATGAAATTACTTTAAATCTTCCAATGGAACTTGACAAATACATTCCATTTAATGCGAAAGAAGTTTACTATGACTTTCACATACTTGAAGCAGTAAAAGATAAAAATTTAACAGAACTTCTTGTAGCAGTGGCAAACAGGCAGATTGTAACCGAATATGTTAATGTTTTTGAAAAAGCAGGCATAACTCCTCAGGTTGTAGATATTGGAGCCTTAGCTCTTTATAATGTATATGAATTGAATTACAGAGAGACTGACACCACTCTTATTGTAAATGTTGGAGAAAATGTTATTAACTTCATTATTGCCAGAGATGATAAACCTCTTTATGTAAGAGATAGCACAATTACTTTCAAGATTAACATACATGAAGCTCAGGAAGAAGAAATAAGGAATTTTGCAGATGATATTTCTGCAGAAATCTACAGGCAAATTGAATACTTTAAATCTTTTTTAACAGAAAGACCCGTAAAAAAGATATATCTTACAGGCTATCCCGTGATTTCTCCCATTTTTGTTTCATCAATTGAAGAAAGACTGGATCAGGAAGTCTTCATATTGAATCCTTTTAGAAAAATCAAAATAAATAAAAAAATTGCATCAAAGATGCATAAATATTCAAATATAGCTGCTATATCAATCGGATTGTCTCTCAGGGGAACGGAGAAGATAAAATGA